Within the Mustela lutreola isolate mMusLut2 chromosome 2, mMusLut2.pri, whole genome shotgun sequence genome, the region TATTGGATGTCTTTCTCCTGGCCGTGATGGCCTATGATCGCTTTGTGGCCATCTGTCAGCCTCTACACTACATGGTTATCATAAACCCTCAGCTTTGTAGACTTCTGGTTCTAATGTGCTGGACCATATGTATACTTCATTCCCTTCTACAAACCTTAATGGTGTTGTGGCTGTCCTTCAGTACAGAGGTGGAAATCCCCCACTATTTCTGTGAACTCAATCAGATGATCCAACTTGCCTGTTCTGACACCTTTCTCAATAATATGGTGATGTATTCTGCAGCTGTCCTGCTGGGTGGTGCTCCCCTGGCTGGGATCCTTTACTCTTATTCTAAGATTGTTTCCTCCATATGTGGAATATCATCAGCTCAGGGCAAGTATAAAGCATTTTCCACTTGTGCATCGCACCTTTCTGTTGTCTCCTTATTTTATTGTACAATGCTTGGTGTGTACCTTAGCTCTGCTGCTACCCAGAGCTCCCACGCAAGTGCAGTGGCCTCAGTGATGTACACGGTGGTCACACCCATGCTGAACCCCTTTATCTACAGCCTGAGGAACAAAGATGTAAAGAGGGCTCTGAAAACATTCTTTGTGAAGGAGACTCTACGTGGCCAGTTGTCATAGGAAAGAACAAGTTCCTGAGATCGCTTAAGCTTAGTTTCCTGAGCAAAATTTTATTGGATAAGTGTTTTTATTCAGTTACTAATGACAATGTAAAATGAGTACATTAGTGTTTAAAACACATTTATGGTCTGACAATTCAAGGGGTCAAAAACTCTGAAATGGTTCTCattgggctaaaaaaaaaaaaagtgtttgcaaGACTTGGTTCATTCTGGAAGCTATAGGGACAAAtgtgcttattatttttattccaaaatcattaaaagagtgcaaaaaaattctacatatatttcttataattcttataattaaaaaattcttgTTAATAATTTGTAAGGGACCAAATAACTAactaggtcttttatccattttgagtttatctttgtgcacggtgtaagagaatgcttgagtttcattcttctacatatagctgcttagttttcccagcaccatttactgaagagattgtcttttttccactgtatattttttcctgttttgtcaaagattatttgtccatagagttgagggtccatatctgggctctctactctgttccactggtctatgtgtctgtttttatgccagtaccatgctgtcttggtgatcacagctttgtagtaaagcctgaaatcaggtaacatgatgcccccagttttgtttttgattttcacatttccttagtgatttggggtctcttctgattccatacaaattttaggataatttgctccagctctttgaagaataccagtggaattttgatcagaatggcattaaaagtgtagattgctctaggaagtttacacattttaacaatgttttttcttccgatccaagagcattaaatggtcttccatcttttttgtgtgttcttcaatttctttcatgagtgttctgtaattccttgagtacagatcctttacctatttggttaggtttattcccaggtatcttatggttcttgatgctatagtaaaggGAATAGactctttaattttcctttctgtatcttcattgttagtgtataagaaatccactgatttttgtacattgactttgtatcctgccatgttgc harbors:
- the LOC131825723 gene encoding olfactory receptor-like protein OLF4 isoform X1 — translated: MKASNDTRFSKFLLLGFSEEPELQPLIFGLFLSMYLITVVGNLLIILAVHSDSHLHTPMYFFLANLSFVDISSTSTTVPKMLMNIQTESKVITYASCVTQIYFFVLFAVLDVFLLAVMAYDRFVAICQPLHYMVIINPQLCRLLVLMCWTICILHSLLQTLMVLWLSFSTEVEIPHYFCELNQMIQLACSDTFLNNMVMYSAAVLLGGAPLAGILYSYSKIVSSICGISSAQGKYKAFSTCASHLSVVSLFYCTMLGVYLSSAATQSSHASAVASVMYTVVTPMLNPFIYSLRNKDVKRALKTLIGAVTVEKSMEAP
- the LOC131825723 gene encoding olfactory receptor-like protein OLF4 isoform X2, whose translation is MKASNDTRFSKFLLLGFSEEPELQPLIFGLFLSMYLITVVGNLLIILAVHSDSHLHTPMYFFLANLSFVDISSTSTTVPKMLMNIQTESKVITYASCVTQIYFFVLFAVLDVFLLAVMAYDRFVAICQPLHYMVIINPQLCRLLVLMCWTICILHSLLQTLMVLWLSFSTEVEIPHYFCELNQMIQLACSDTFLNNMVMYSAAVLLGGAPLAGILYSYSKIVSSICGISSAQGKYKAFSTCASHLSVVSLFYCTMLGVYLSSAATQSSHASAVASVMYTVVTPMLNPFIYSLRNKDVKRALKTFFVKETLRGQLS